Proteins from a genomic interval of Brucella intermedia LMG 3301:
- a CDS encoding LysR family transcriptional regulator — MDNRIGEMQVFMRVVEAGSFSEAARLLRMNPSTISKLISRIEARLSVRLLERSSRRLSLTSEGQIYYERSQGLLRDFEEVERELSQGSASTGGTVRVNASVALGTLALEPLLPEFLAAYPNIVIDLSLSDELVDLYLDRTDVAFRIGTLPNSSMMARKLGTARRKIVAAPAYLERRGTPMTVDDLAEHNCIGFNFRRAAPVWPLKESGRIVDRAVYGSLLANNGETVRRMAVAGLGLARIGDYHARNDLASGALVEVLSEAVENDTEEVHAVFLGGARLPQRVRVFLDYVVPRLQAYLAAQ; from the coding sequence ATGGACAATCGCATCGGCGAAATGCAGGTTTTTATGCGGGTCGTGGAAGCAGGCAGTTTCTCGGAGGCCGCCCGGCTCCTGCGCATGAACCCTTCGACCATCAGCAAGCTCATATCCCGTATCGAGGCGCGGCTCAGCGTGCGGCTTCTGGAACGTTCGTCCCGACGCCTGTCGCTGACGAGCGAGGGGCAGATTTACTACGAACGCAGCCAGGGATTGCTGCGCGATTTCGAGGAGGTCGAACGCGAGCTTTCCCAGGGTTCGGCAAGCACCGGCGGAACGGTGCGCGTCAATGCTTCGGTGGCGCTGGGTACGCTGGCGCTGGAGCCGCTATTGCCGGAATTTCTCGCGGCTTATCCGAATATCGTCATCGACCTCTCCCTGTCGGACGAACTGGTCGACCTTTATCTCGACCGCACCGATGTGGCTTTCCGCATCGGCACCCTGCCCAATTCCAGCATGATGGCGCGCAAGCTCGGCACGGCCCGGCGCAAGATCGTGGCGGCTCCCGCCTATCTGGAGCGCCGCGGCACGCCCATGACTGTCGATGATCTTGCCGAGCACAATTGCATCGGTTTCAATTTTCGCCGCGCCGCGCCCGTCTGGCCGCTGAAGGAAAGCGGCCGCATCGTGGATCGTGCGGTCTATGGTTCTCTGTTGGCCAATAACGGGGAAACGGTCCGGCGCATGGCGGTCGCAGGTTTGGGGCTCGCCCGGATCGGCGACTATCACGCGCGGAACGACCTTGCTTCCGGCGCATTGGTGGAAGTTCTCTCGGAGGCTGTGGAGAACGACACGGAGGAAGTTCACGCGGTGTTTCTGGGCGGCGCCCGGCTGCCGCAACGGGTCCGCGTTTTCCTTGATTATGTCGTGCCGCGCCTGCAGGCCTATCTCGCGGCGCAATAG